One Myxocyprinus asiaticus isolate MX2 ecotype Aquarium Trade chromosome 20, UBuf_Myxa_2, whole genome shotgun sequence genomic region harbors:
- the LOC127411241 gene encoding uncharacterized protein LOC127411241: protein MPGRLTPGSPPPSAPPPGSLPPVAPRPESLPQVALPPESLAAPPSEIPAFLAVSSGPVSKPTSVSSGHIPGHPPDLPWSPRLLLDLPWSPGLLSHPPWSSGHPPDLPLPPGLPPAPPWSPGSPWSPGHLPAPPWSPVPHQPPDPLPLLPGLPWNVILLSWFPEDGWRGRLILINKHIHTLNNM from the exons ATGCCTGGCCGCTTAACCCCTGGGTCTCCGCCTCCATCGGCTCCGCCCCCTGGGTCTCTGCCTCCAGTGGCTCCACGCCCTGAGTCTCTGCCTCAagtggctctgccccctgagtcCCTAGCGGCTCCGCCCTCTGAGATTCCAGCATTCCTCGCTGTCTCATCAGGCCCTGTTTCAAAGCCCACGTCTGTCTCATCAGGCCACATTCCTGGCCATCCACcagatctgccctggtctcctagACTCCTGCtggatctgccctggtctcctggcctccTGTCACATCCACCCTGGTCTTCTGGCCACCCACCGGATCTGCCCTTGCCTCCTGGCCtcccaccggctccaccctggtcGCCTGGTTCGCCCTGGTCTCCGGGTCATCTGccagctccgccctggtctcctgttCCACACCAGCCACCAGACCCTCTGCCCTTGTTGCCTGGTCTTCCCTGGAAT gTGATACTCCTTAGCTGGTTCCCCGAGGATGGATGGAGGGGCCGTCTGATATtgataaacaaacacatacacaccttaAATAacatgtga